A genome region from Tolypothrix sp. PCC 7712 includes the following:
- the pyk gene encoding pyruvate kinase, producing MQLRDSLRRTKIVATIGPATSSPEMLKAIIEAGATTLRLNFSHGTHADHQRSIRLIRQTAFELNQPVAILQDLQGPKIRLGRFENGSIVLAKGDRFTLTNRPVIGTQEISCVTYDYLAEEVPVGAKILLDDGRVEMVVEEINRDKGDLHCRVTVAGKLSNNKGVNFPGVYLSIKAMTDKDREDLMFGLDQGVDWVALSFVRNPQDIIEIKELISSTGKNVPVVAKIEKHEAIEQMEAVLALCDGVMVARGDLGVELPAEDVPVLQKQLIATANRLGIPIITATQMLDSMVSNPRPTRAEVSDVANAILDGTDAVMLSNETAVGSYPVEAVATMARIAERIEQEEAQNANRLLRDARRSIPNAISQAVGQIAEQLGAAAIMTLTQTGATARNVSKFRPRTPILAITPHVNVARQLQMVWGVKPLLVLELPSTGQTFQAAINVAQENKLLTEGDLVVMTAGTLQGVSGSTDLIKVEVVTAVLGQGIGLGQGSVSGRARVAHKGMDVSNFNPGDILVAPRTTADFVEAIRKASGIITEEESLTSHAAVIGLRLGVPVIVGVKEATQVIRDGAILTLDLQRGLIYSGAVGTP from the coding sequence ATGCAATTAAGAGATTCTCTACGCCGCACAAAAATTGTCGCTACAATTGGGCCTGCTACTAGCAGTCCAGAAATGCTCAAGGCAATTATTGAAGCGGGAGCAACAACACTACGGCTAAACTTTTCCCACGGGACTCATGCCGATCATCAACGTAGTATCCGTTTAATTCGGCAAACTGCTTTTGAACTAAATCAGCCAGTAGCAATTCTCCAAGACTTGCAAGGGCCAAAAATTCGCTTGGGGCGGTTTGAAAATGGGTCTATAGTTTTAGCAAAAGGCGATCGCTTCACCTTAACTAATCGTCCGGTAATTGGTACACAAGAAATTAGCTGTGTTACCTACGATTACTTGGCCGAAGAAGTCCCAGTTGGTGCAAAAATCCTCCTCGATGATGGGCGAGTCGAAATGGTAGTTGAGGAGATTAACCGCGATAAAGGTGATTTACATTGTCGTGTTACCGTAGCTGGTAAACTTTCTAACAATAAAGGTGTTAACTTTCCCGGAGTTTACCTTTCCATCAAAGCCATGACCGACAAAGACCGCGAGGATCTGATGTTTGGTCTAGATCAAGGTGTAGACTGGGTAGCACTGTCTTTTGTCCGCAATCCTCAAGATATCATCGAAATTAAAGAGCTAATTTCCAGCACAGGTAAGAATGTACCAGTAGTTGCCAAAATTGAAAAGCACGAAGCTATTGAGCAAATGGAAGCAGTTTTAGCTTTGTGTGATGGCGTAATGGTAGCGAGAGGTGATTTAGGGGTAGAACTACCAGCTGAAGATGTTCCTGTGCTGCAAAAGCAGTTGATTGCTACTGCTAACCGCTTGGGGATTCCCATTATTACCGCCACGCAAATGTTAGACAGCATGGTGAGTAATCCCCGCCCCACTCGTGCCGAAGTATCAGATGTGGCAAACGCAATTTTAGATGGCACAGATGCAGTCATGCTTTCTAACGAAACTGCCGTAGGTAGTTACCCGGTAGAAGCTGTAGCAACTATGGCCAGAATTGCCGAACGCATTGAACAAGAAGAAGCACAAAACGCCAATCGCCTGTTAAGAGATGCTAGACGTTCCATCCCTAACGCCATTAGCCAAGCTGTAGGACAAATTGCTGAACAGTTAGGTGCAGCGGCAATTATGACCTTAACCCAAACAGGGGCAACAGCGCGCAATGTTTCCAAATTCCGTCCACGCACACCGATTTTGGCAATTACACCTCATGTCAACGTAGCACGACAGTTACAAATGGTATGGGGAGTAAAACCGCTGTTAGTCCTAGAACTACCTTCTACCGGACAAACTTTTCAAGCTGCTATAAATGTTGCTCAAGAAAATAAACTACTAACTGAGGGTGATTTGGTTGTCATGACAGCAGGTACACTCCAAGGTGTTTCCGGCTCGACAGATTTAATCAAGGTTGAAGTCGTCACAGCAGTTCTCGGCCAGGGAATTGGACTCGGACAAGGTTCTGTGAGTGGACGCGCCAGAGTCGCGCACAAAGGTATGGATGTAAGTAACTTTAATCCTGGAGATATTTTAGTTGCTCCTCGTACCACTGCCGATTTTGTAGAAGCAATTCGCAAAGCCTCAGGAATTATTACAGAAGAAGAAAGCCTCACCAGCCATGCTGCTGTCATTGGCTTGCGTTTAGGTGTTCCAGTAATTGTGGGTGTGAAGGAAGCAACACAAGTAATTAGAGATGGGGCAATTTTAACCTTAGATCTGCAACGGGGTTTAATTTACTCTGGCGCAGTAGGAACACCTTAG
- a CDS encoding GDP-mannose 4,6-dehydratase: protein MTAKALITGLTGQDGSYLAELLLAKGYEVFGLVRRSSTSNLERISHLFSQIKIVSGDLLDQSSLMDVIAESQPDEIYNLASQSYVPLSWTQPALTAEYTALGVSRLLESIRRCKPDAKFYQASSSEVFGQPDESPQTERTAFRPRNPYGVAKAYAHWMTVNYRHKYNLYACCGITYTHESPRRGTEFVFRKITHTVAQIKLGLANELKLGNLDARRDWCYAKDAVYAMWLMLQQEQPDDYIIASGETQSVRELVECAFNYVGLNWEDYVSVDPTFYRPDEPVQLIGCIDKIKTAIDWQPQHSFKQLVELMVDSDMKKLSQNGA, encoded by the coding sequence GTGACTGCAAAAGCTCTGATTACTGGTTTAACTGGACAAGATGGCTCTTATTTAGCTGAACTACTTTTAGCTAAAGGCTACGAGGTTTTTGGCTTAGTGCGTCGTTCCAGCACTAGTAACTTGGAACGTATTTCTCACCTGTTTAGCCAAATCAAAATTGTATCAGGTGACCTTCTCGATCAGTCTTCACTCATGGATGTGATTGCTGAATCTCAACCAGATGAAATTTATAACCTTGCTTCCCAAAGCTACGTTCCTCTGTCTTGGACACAACCCGCACTCACCGCTGAATACACTGCTCTTGGTGTCTCTCGACTGCTAGAATCTATCCGTCGATGTAAACCTGATGCTAAATTCTACCAAGCATCAAGTAGTGAGGTTTTCGGTCAACCAGACGAGTCACCGCAAACTGAACGTACCGCCTTTCGTCCCCGCAACCCTTACGGTGTTGCTAAAGCTTATGCTCACTGGATGACTGTCAACTATAGGCATAAATATAATCTTTACGCTTGCTGCGGTATCACCTATACTCACGAATCGCCTCGACGCGGTACAGAATTTGTGTTTCGCAAAATTACGCATACAGTAGCGCAAATCAAACTCGGTTTAGCAAATGAACTCAAATTAGGCAATTTAGATGCGCGTCGTGATTGGTGTTATGCCAAGGATGCTGTTTATGCCATGTGGCTAATGTTACAGCAAGAGCAACCAGACGACTACATTATTGCTAGTGGTGAAACCCAGTCTGTAAGAGAACTTGTAGAATGTGCATTTAACTATGTTGGTCTTAATTGGGAAGATTATGTCTCAGTAGACCCAACATTTTATCGGCCTGATGAGCCTGTACAGTTAATTGGTTGTATTGATAAAATCAAGACCGCTATAGATTGGCAACCGCAACACTCCTTTAAGCAATTAGTTGAGTTAATGGTTGATTCGGATATGAAAAAATTGAGTCAAAACGGAGCCTGA
- a CDS encoding glycosyltransferase family 4 protein, translating to MNSVDNALSEKLIINLSIIFSQSTGISNYAQNIFPYLKTLKPTLLTAKQYPEFNCYIVPDNLTPAQGTKGHFRRLIWTQFQIPQIYQQLKSQLLFSPVPEAPLYTNCRFVVMFHDLIPLRFPRSFSPLIPYHRYYTPQVLNQAQHIICNSQATAKDIIDFYQIPSSKITPILLAYDRTHFRPLNLPTSNYFLYIGRQDTYKNVHRLISAFAALPNSKDYELWLVGPSDRRYTPTLQAQVAELGITNQVKFLDYVAYSELPTIINGAIALVFPSLWEGFGLPVLEAMACGTPVITSNISSLPEVAGDAAILINPYNTEEITAAMQAVANDSSLRSHLSTQGITRANQFSWEKTGKATAEVLSRYF from the coding sequence ATGAATAGCGTAGATAATGCCTTATCGGAAAAATTAATTATTAATCTCTCAATTATTTTTTCTCAATCAACAGGTATCAGCAATTATGCACAAAATATTTTTCCTTACTTAAAAACTCTCAAACCTACTTTATTAACAGCCAAACAATATCCCGAATTTAATTGCTATATAGTTCCAGATAATCTGACTCCTGCTCAAGGTACAAAAGGTCATTTTCGCCGCTTAATTTGGACGCAATTTCAAATACCGCAAATTTATCAACAGCTAAAATCGCAACTTTTATTTTCTCCTGTACCGGAAGCACCGCTATATACAAATTGTCGTTTTGTTGTCATGTTTCACGACTTGATACCCTTGCGATTTCCTAGAAGCTTTTCACCTCTAATACCGTATCATCGCTACTACACACCCCAAGTACTTAACCAAGCACAACATATTATTTGTAATTCCCAAGCCACAGCTAAAGACATCATCGACTTTTACCAAATTCCTAGCAGCAAAATCACACCCATTCTCCTTGCTTACGATCGCACTCACTTCCGTCCTCTAAATTTACCCACCAGCAACTACTTTCTCTACATTGGTCGCCAAGATACATACAAAAATGTGCATCGCTTAATTAGTGCTTTTGCTGCATTACCTAATAGTAAAGACTACGAACTGTGGTTAGTAGGGCCTAGCGATCGCCGTTATACTCCAACTCTACAAGCACAGGTTGCAGAATTGGGTATAACCAATCAAGTGAAATTTCTGGATTATGTAGCCTATAGCGAATTACCAACAATTATTAATGGTGCGATCGCACTGGTTTTCCCTAGTCTCTGGGAAGGTTTTGGCTTACCTGTTCTAGAAGCAATGGCTTGCGGTACTCCCGTAATTACTTCTAATATTTCCTCTCTTCCTGAAGTCGCTGGCGATGCGGCAATTCTGATTAATCCCTACAATACAGAAGAAATTACCGCAGCCATGCAAGCTGTAGCCAATGATTCCAGTTTGCGATCGCATCTTTCCACCCAAGGTATCACTAGAGCAAATCAATTTAGCTGGGAAAAAACCGGAAAAGCCACTGCTGAAGTTTTATCGCGCTATTTTTAG
- a CDS encoding glycosyltransferase family 4 protein — MLKIVVDATPVEPKPSGVGFYVANLINSLDALQAAENFQLEIIYQPGLKKWLRRDFNFPDSLKNYAHLHLLPLPVRLSDLLLKLNFKPSLAYFEKYFGAADIVHGTNYTVYPCNQSLKVMNIYDLTFIKYPNYIDSVVKAYTERVKRCLGWTDLILTISESSKKDIIEYLQVEPQKVSVTPLASRYYPDYLSDEAAQTLEPEVKYDFSQPYLLFVSTIEPRKNINAIISAFNFLKEKHKIEHQLVLIGKKGWRYEPIFAAIESSPWREQIHHLDYLSNELVALFYSKADVFVYPSHYEGFGLPALEAMTLGAPVVCANSSSLPEVTGKAALLIDPDEPMQLAEAILKVISDSQLRQELIQLGKERAKLFSWEKTAKETLKAYRGIMS; from the coding sequence ATGTTAAAAATTGTAGTTGATGCCACCCCTGTCGAACCAAAACCGAGTGGGGTGGGTTTTTATGTTGCTAATTTAATCAATTCACTTGATGCGCTACAAGCAGCAGAAAATTTTCAGTTAGAGATAATTTATCAACCAGGTTTAAAAAAATGGTTAAGGCGAGATTTTAATTTTCCTGATTCCTTAAAAAATTATGCTCACTTACATCTTTTGCCTCTACCTGTAAGGCTTTCTGATTTATTATTAAAGTTAAATTTTAAACCGAGTTTAGCTTATTTTGAGAAATACTTTGGTGCTGCAGATATCGTACATGGGACAAATTACACTGTTTATCCCTGTAACCAAAGTTTAAAGGTAATGAATATATATGATTTAACTTTTATTAAATATCCTAATTATATTGACTCTGTTGTTAAAGCATATACGGAACGTGTAAAGCGATGCTTAGGGTGGACAGACCTAATTTTAACAATTTCCGAAAGTTCTAAAAAAGATATTATTGAATATTTGCAAGTAGAACCGCAAAAAGTCTCTGTCACACCTTTAGCTAGCCGCTATTATCCTGATTATTTATCTGATGAGGCTGCTCAGACGCTAGAACCAGAAGTTAAATATGATTTTTCGCAACCATATTTACTGTTTGTCAGTACTATAGAACCCCGAAAAAATATTAATGCTATTATCTCAGCCTTTAACTTCTTAAAAGAAAAACATAAAATTGAGCATCAATTAGTATTGATTGGTAAAAAAGGATGGCGTTATGAACCAATCTTCGCAGCGATTGAAAGCTCTCCGTGGAGAGAACAGATTCATCATCTTGACTATTTATCTAATGAATTAGTAGCCTTATTTTATTCAAAAGCTGATGTGTTTGTTTATCCTTCTCATTACGAAGGGTTTGGATTACCTGCATTAGAAGCGATGACTTTAGGCGCACCAGTTGTCTGTGCTAACAGTTCTTCGCTACCAGAAGTTACAGGAAAAGCGGCTCTCCTGATTGACCCTGATGAACCGATGCAATTAGCTGAAGCCATTCTCAAAGTAATTAGTGATTCTCAGTTACGCCAAGAGTTAATTCAATTAGGTAAAGAAAGAGCAAAGTTATTTTCTTGGGAAAAAACTGCAAAAGAAACATTAAAGGCATACCGAGGCATTATGTCATGA
- a CDS encoding type II toxin-antitoxin system VapC family toxin, with product MIVFIDSSVLGILANPNKVGEVRDCWEWIYKLLPKGVYVCSSQICDFEVRRSMILESQLKPSLNHIVNLDQLQEFIPLLPITPELLKKASVLWATARSQGIPTADNKSLDIDMIICSHWQMLREEFPGRYVAIATTNVKHLSRFTEAKIWRDINL from the coding sequence ATGATAGTTTTTATTGACTCCAGTGTATTAGGAATTCTTGCTAACCCCAATAAAGTTGGCGAAGTGCGCGACTGTTGGGAATGGATTTATAAATTACTCCCAAAAGGTGTATATGTTTGTTCTTCTCAAATCTGTGATTTTGAGGTGAGAAGAAGTATGATACTTGAATCTCAGCTAAAACCTTCTTTGAATCACATTGTCAATTTAGATCAGTTGCAAGAATTTATCCCTTTGTTACCCATCACTCCAGAATTACTAAAAAAAGCATCTGTGCTTTGGGCTACTGCTCGTAGTCAAGGTATTCCCACAGCAGATAATAAAAGTCTTGATATTGATATGATTATTTGTAGTCACTGGCAAATGTTGAGAGAAGAATTTCCTGGTCGTTATGTTGCGATCGCCACTACTAATGTCAAGCATTTAAGCCGCTTTACCGAAGCTAAAATCTGGCGAGATATTAACCTGTAA
- a CDS encoding glycosyltransferase family 4 protein: MKIGFDISQTGKNKAGCGYAAASLIQNLIEEYDNHEYLLYSAFGNTFWDPEHGKSTCRFSQRNCTHLLDNLSHQDSLNFWNTTKAIDEGKLGNPDIVHANNFSSPQLNFARLVYTIHDVSFIDHPEYTSEENRWICFNGVFDASIRADLIIAISEYSRKRFLEVFPHFPMERTRVVYLGSRFTNVEDEKPVATLKPNNFWLSVGTLEPRKNLRRTLRAFKQYVDVNPDSKPLVLAGGQGWLEEDLEQFINNLELSKHIIKLGYVDDSTLKWLYKNCWAFIYPSIYEGFGLPVLEAMSLGTAVLTSHTTSLPEVGGDAVLYVDPTNEADILAGFIKLDDDKLREILKANSPTQASKFSWRKAAKEVMQAYTEVLNMPKKIFQ; encoded by the coding sequence ATGAAAATCGGTTTTGATATTAGCCAAACTGGAAAAAATAAGGCAGGATGTGGCTATGCTGCTGCCAGTCTTATCCAAAACTTAATAGAAGAATATGATAATCATGAATATCTGCTTTATTCAGCATTTGGCAATACTTTTTGGGATCCAGAACATGGAAAAAGTACGTGCCGCTTTTCTCAAAGAAATTGTACTCACTTACTAGATAATTTATCTCATCAAGATTCTCTAAATTTTTGGAATACTACCAAAGCAATAGATGAAGGAAAATTAGGAAATCCCGATATTGTTCATGCGAACAACTTTTCATCTCCCCAGTTAAATTTTGCACGTCTGGTTTATACTATACATGACGTGAGCTTTATCGATCATCCAGAGTATACTTCTGAAGAAAATCGATGGATTTGCTTTAACGGTGTCTTTGATGCTTCCATAAGAGCCGATCTAATTATTGCTATTTCTGAATATTCTAGAAAACGATTTTTAGAAGTATTTCCACACTTTCCTATGGAGCGCACTCGTGTCGTCTACTTAGGAAGTCGTTTTACAAATGTAGAGGATGAAAAACCAGTAGCTACTCTCAAACCTAATAATTTTTGGCTGTCCGTAGGAACTTTAGAACCTAGAAAAAATTTACGTCGAACTTTACGTGCTTTTAAGCAATATGTTGATGTTAATCCTGACTCTAAACCTTTAGTTTTAGCAGGAGGACAAGGATGGTTAGAAGAAGACCTAGAACAGTTTATTAATAATCTAGAATTGAGTAAACATATTATTAAACTAGGCTATGTAGATGACTCTACACTAAAATGGCTATATAAAAACTGCTGGGCTTTTATTTATCCATCTATTTATGAAGGTTTTGGGTTACCTGTTTTAGAGGCTATGAGCCTTGGTACTGCTGTACTTACTTCTCATACTACAAGCTTGCCAGAAGTTGGTGGAGATGCAGTTTTATATGTAGACCCTACCAATGAAGCTGATATTTTGGCAGGTTTTATAAAATTGGATGATGACAAATTACGTGAGATTCTTAAGGCGAATAGTCCAACACAAGCAAGTAAATTCTCTTGGAGGAAAGCTGCGAAAGAAGTTATGCAAGCATATACAGAAGTTTTAAATATGCCAAAAAAAATCTTTCAATGA
- a CDS encoding NACHT domain-containing protein, whose product MIVEWLVGWVASNTVGFLVKNILTSEFAQDLAKDYAKDFFKDRFNSVPDFFKKEPIQKAIAKALKEFLQLLEDELKFRKLPEEDIKKFDKPLKKFIYHKSVKEILGKAFEPDCDELDYQTLESTWKSLNLPALPARFNWQLVTDNYLRKCQQILAESKDLRELLDSQNLEAIKENTQEIAGIKPEFDLRQYQEAIRERYVNLKLDSLDTSGYAYNELRLWSIFTPQNVREIHQVLPQIHELPKEHLRRLRDSEQVEAEEIALEELEKYKRVYFEQPISSVLDIVKQLQTYKYIVILGDPGAGKSTLLQYLALDWVEKTLDPLNKPGFMLPPIPLLIELRAYMRNADDGHCKNFLEFFHQSPGAISHLNQHQLQAQLKAGNALVMFDGLDEVFDPGKREDVITAIHRFTNEYPNVQVIVTSRVIGYKPQRLRDAQFHHFMLQDLDSSQIQDFIYRWHELTFSDVADKVRKRERLQRGIETSKAITELAGNPLLLTMMAILNRNQELPRDRAELYNQASRVLLHQWDVERALVEDKRIDPKTIDYKDKQAMLRQVAYYMQTGDKGLAGNLIKEDDLVKILTDYLKTIEVSQAREAARVMINQLRTRNFMLCFLGADYYAFVHRTFLEYFCAWKFVWKFEKERSITIDYLKTEVFGKHWQDETWHEVLRLIAGMIDDHFTLEIINYLIDINVEEGTLVNLFLAAYCLVEVRNRQVIKSTADELLEQFKDLIKYDLPYYYDSKGDNEDIQLVREIRAQAIITVATIWKDDPYTLSFLKHLCITDDNSDVRSAALDALASNFKENPDILPFLKHQATADDNSDVRSAAVDALASNFKENPDTLPFLKHQATVDDDENVRIRVVQALASNFKEHPDILPFMKHLATDNSAVMRYAAVLALARNFKEDSDTLVILKHCATADDHGHVRRLAVSLLANNFKEDPETLTFLKDWASADSNIVVRHIAVSVLARNFKEDPDTLTFLKDLATADDDGYVRSSAVEALARNFKEVHDTLPLLKYLATADNSKDV is encoded by the coding sequence TCGGTTAAAGAAATACTCGGTAAAGCTTTTGAGCCGGATTGTGATGAGCTAGATTATCAAACTCTAGAATCAACTTGGAAGAGTTTGAATTTACCAGCTTTACCAGCTAGATTTAACTGGCAATTAGTGACTGATAATTATCTGAGAAAATGCCAACAGATTTTAGCTGAATCAAAAGATTTACGCGAGTTGCTAGATTCACAAAACCTAGAAGCAATAAAGGAAAATACTCAAGAAATAGCAGGGATTAAACCAGAATTTGACTTGCGGCAATATCAAGAAGCAATTCGTGAGCGCTATGTCAACTTAAAACTAGATAGTTTAGATACTAGCGGATACGCCTATAACGAACTGAGATTATGGTCAATATTTACCCCGCAAAATGTGCGAGAAATTCACCAAGTCTTACCCCAAATTCACGAACTACCGAAAGAACATTTGCGGCGACTGCGAGACAGTGAACAAGTAGAAGCAGAAGAAATTGCTTTAGAAGAATTAGAAAAATACAAACGAGTTTATTTTGAACAACCGATAAGTTCAGTATTAGATATTGTTAAACAGCTGCAAACTTATAAATATATAGTCATCTTAGGTGATCCTGGTGCAGGCAAGTCTACATTATTGCAGTATTTAGCTTTGGATTGGGTAGAAAAAACTCTCGATCCACTCAACAAGCCGGGATTTATGTTACCACCAATTCCCTTGCTAATTGAACTACGCGCTTATATGCGAAATGCTGATGACGGACATTGTAAGAATTTTTTAGAGTTCTTTCATCAAAGTCCTGGTGCAATTTCTCACCTCAATCAGCATCAATTGCAAGCACAGCTAAAGGCTGGTAATGCTTTGGTGATGTTTGATGGTTTAGATGAAGTATTTGACCCTGGTAAGCGTGAGGATGTAATTACAGCTATTCATCGCTTCACCAATGAATATCCTAACGTGCAGGTGATTGTGACTTCTCGCGTGATTGGCTATAAACCGCAACGATTGCGCGATGCTCAATTTCATCATTTCATGTTGCAAGATTTAGACTCATCACAAATTCAAGATTTTATTTACCGTTGGCATGAGTTAACTTTTAGTGATGTAGCAGATAAAGTTAGAAAACGGGAACGATTGCAAAGAGGAATTGAAACTTCCAAAGCTATTACAGAATTAGCGGGGAATCCTCTATTGTTGACGATGATGGCGATTCTCAATCGTAATCAGGAATTGCCCAGAGATAGAGCGGAACTTTATAACCAAGCATCGCGGGTACTGTTACATCAATGGGATGTAGAACGCGCTTTGGTGGAAGATAAAAGAATAGATCCTAAAACTATTGATTATAAAGATAAGCAAGCGATGCTGCGTCAGGTTGCTTATTATATGCAAACTGGCGACAAAGGTTTAGCTGGTAATTTAATTAAAGAAGATGATTTAGTTAAGATTTTGACTGACTATCTCAAAACTATAGAAGTCAGTCAAGCCAGAGAAGCTGCGCGGGTGATGATTAATCAACTGCGGACTCGCAACTTTATGTTATGTTTCTTGGGTGCAGATTACTATGCTTTTGTGCATAGAACATTTTTGGAATATTTCTGTGCTTGGAAGTTTGTTTGGAAGTTTGAAAAAGAACGCAGTATTACAATTGATTATCTAAAGACTGAAGTTTTTGGAAAACACTGGCAAGATGAAACTTGGCATGAGGTATTGCGGCTAATTGCCGGAATGATTGATGACCACTTTACATTAGAAATTATCAACTATTTAATAGATATAAATGTGGAGGAAGGAACACTTGTTAACTTATTTTTAGCGGCTTATTGTTTAGTAGAAGTTAGAAACCGTCAGGTGATTAAGTCAACGGCTGATGAATTACTTGAGCAATTCAAGGACTTAATCAAATATGATCTGCCTTACTACTATGACAGTAAGGGAGATAATGAAGATATCCAGCTAGTTCGGGAAATTCGCGCCCAAGCAATCATTACAGTTGCAACAATCTGGAAAGATGATCCCTACACCCTCTCCTTCCTCAAACACCTTTGCATCACTGATGATAATTCGGATGTGCGAAGTGCAGCATTGGACGCATTAGCCAGCAACTTCAAAGAAAACCCTGACATTCTCCCCTTTCTCAAACACCAAGCCACTGCTGATGATAATTCAGATGTGCGAAGTGCAGCAGTGGACGCATTAGCCAGCAACTTCAAAGAAAACCCTGACACCCTCCCCTTTCTAAAACACCAAGCCACTGTTGATGATGATGAAAATGTGCGAATTAGAGTGGTACAAGCATTAGCCAGCAATTTCAAAGAACACCCCGACATCCTCCCCTTCATGAAACACCTCGCTACTGATAATAGTGCGGTTATGCGATATGCAGCAGTGTTAGCGTTAGCGAGAAACTTCAAGGAAGATTCTGATACCCTGGTCATTCTTAAACACTGCGCTACTGCTGATGATCATGGACATGTACGACGTTTAGCTGTGTCATTATTAGCCAACAATTTCAAAGAAGACCCCGAAACCCTTACCTTCCTCAAAGACTGGGCATCTGCTGATAGTAATATAGTTGTGCGACATATCGCAGTTTCAGTATTAGCCAGAAATTTCAAAGAAGACCCCGACACCCTTACCTTCCTCAAAGACTTGGCTACTGCTGATGATGATGGGTATGTGCGAAGTAGTGCAGTGGAAGCCTTAGCCAGAAATTTCAAAGAAGTTCACGATACACTCCCCCTGCTTAAATACCTCGCCACAGCTGATAATTCTAAGGATGTGTGA
- the crtR gene encoding beta-carotene hydroxylase: MLTSEAQKPLTVPPKEFLAPAGDFSATMLLFFSAVAMLVLSNFGYWLWEWPHWLCFSVNTLALHCSGTVIHDACHQSAHRNRVINAMLGHGSALMLAFAFPVFTRVHLQHHAHVNHPKDDPDHYVSTGGPLWLIAVRFLYHEVFFFQRQLWRKYELLEWFISRLIVGTIVYISVQYHFLGYILNFWFIPAFIVGIALGLFFDYLPHRPFVERDRWKNARVYPNPILNILIMGQNYHLVHHLWPSIPWYNYQPAYYLMKPLLDAKGCYQTSGLLQKKDFFEFVYDIFLGIRFNHHKQPEN, encoded by the coding sequence ATGCTCACGTCGGAGGCACAGAAGCCACTGACAGTCCCACCCAAGGAATTTTTAGCGCCTGCTGGTGATTTTAGTGCCACAATGCTGCTGTTTTTTAGTGCAGTGGCAATGCTAGTGTTATCTAACTTTGGTTACTGGCTGTGGGAATGGCCGCACTGGCTATGCTTTAGTGTGAATACTCTAGCACTGCATTGTTCTGGGACAGTGATTCACGATGCTTGTCATCAATCTGCCCATCGCAACCGAGTTATCAATGCAATGTTAGGTCATGGTAGTGCGCTGATGCTAGCTTTCGCATTTCCGGTATTTACGCGAGTGCATTTACAGCATCATGCCCATGTTAATCATCCTAAAGATGACCCAGATCATTATGTCTCGACTGGCGGGCCTCTGTGGTTGATTGCAGTACGATTTTTGTACCATGAGGTATTTTTCTTTCAACGGCAACTGTGGCGTAAATATGAGCTACTGGAGTGGTTTATTAGCCGCTTGATTGTAGGGACAATTGTTTATATCTCAGTGCAATATCACTTTTTGGGTTATATTCTCAATTTTTGGTTTATACCAGCATTTATCGTGGGCATAGCATTAGGATTATTCTTTGATTATCTGCCCCATCGCCCATTTGTAGAGCGCGATCGCTGGAAAAATGCTCGCGTTTATCCTAACCCAATTCTGAACATTTTGATTATGGGACAGAATTACCACCTAGTTCATCATTTGTGGCCTTCAATTCCCTGGTATAACTACCAGCCAGCATATTATTTGATGAAACCACTATTAGATGCAAAAGGTTGTTATCAAACTTCCGGATTATTACAAAAGAAAGATTTTTTTGAATTTGTTTACGACATCTTTTTAGGAATTAGGTTTAACCACCACAAACAGCCTGAAAATTAA